TCTTTTTACTGCTTGTCTCTAAACAAAGAAGAGAAGAATCTTTTCCCTCCTTCTCCCGTCACTTTCATAGACTTGCTTCTTTGGACTCCtgtggttttgtttttctcttgCTGCATTTCTCTTTGTCTTTCTTCTTCCCTTTGCAGCACCTGCTGATTAATGACGAACCGCATGTCCTCCTACAGTGAGTGGGGAAAATGTTCTGTTTGTACGCTGAAATTTTAAGTTTGTTGGCAAAATCAGAAATTGAACAGTCTGACCTGCCAGGCGTCCACCTCCTGGGACAGCATCACCTTGTGTTTGATGGTGTTCATAAGCTGCTGATTTAGTGTGTCTTTCTCCTGACGCATTGTGTTCCACGCGCTCTCGAGACAGCTGCACATCCCCAGATAGTCAGTAATTCACAAAACAACACTATGGAACATTCAATTCAATGTGTGCATGCAGTATTACCTGTAACTTGGCTTTCCGGGGCTTTCACGGAATGGTTTGATTTCTTCTCTCAAAGTCTCCAGCTCATCCCTCTGATTTTGCAACTGTAAAGTAAAATTCAACCTTTGAGATTCTTTGATCATAGATCATTTTACATACAGCTAGACTGAAAACCTTGAAATTCATTTTCGTCCTACTGCATATATTCAATTTGATCAAATAATGTcatcaaaataaatgttttcataaaCGTATTTGAAAAGAACACAAGATAGATCAGTTTCAGTTGTTAATCACTATGTCAGATTTTTAGCAGGTCAAAGATTCCAGAAAACAAAGGAATCATTTTTAAAAACTTCCCTGCCGAGCCTGGTTGTCTCGAGTGGGAAGTTCTCAGAGACTGCGTTACAGTACAAGAAGGAGGCCAATATGGGGAGCCACCAAAGAATCCACTACAACTTTACAGGAGTTACTGGCTTCTTTGACTGTGATTGAGAAACTGCCATTTCAACTTTTCCATCTTGCATTATGACAGTGGAGTGGAACAGTGAAGGATGTTCACTCAACAAGCTTTTATCCAAATCTACACTAAATCCTCCACATTTATAGGTATTATCACAACGAATATAACTGCTATTTATCACAAAGATCTAAGTCTAAAGCCAAACACTTTTGCAACATTAAGGAAAGGTAGGAGGGGAAAAAATGTCCTTCTGGATCTGTCCTTAGACCCAGATCCACTCCAAATCTGAACGTGTTCTTCCTTAGACCATCACTTAAACTTCTAACCAATTTTGCTTTTGAAAAATTACTGACAGACAACCCAATAAGAAGGTCCCAATAAAAGCTCAGATCCAGTGAAGTAAAATGTCTTTTATTCATGGGTGAGCTTAATTCAATCAGGATAGAAATGTACCCCATAGAAGATTGGATTAACGACCTTGATGGAGGTCTGTGGTCTGCTAGTGCTACTTTGTTATTTTATAGGTGCAAAGTTACACTAGATTATACTCCCTTTATAGTGTCGACATTGAGTATAAACTTGTTTCTGTGCATCTTTTCCCCTCATTCATATGGAGTTGAAAGTCCCTGAAGTTGAGAAGGTCTTTAGGCCCATTGTCTTGCTCAAAGACACTTGAGGATTGAAGCCACGCTCCATTTGGTTACTGGCCAACCTGCTGTATCACCTCAACAGTCATGTTTCATATATTGTATCTACTATACAAACATTACAGTCAATAACAGTGGAACAAACCTTGTATTTGAGTACTTGTATCTCTTCATCTTTTGCTTGTAGGACTTCAGAGTGAGCCTCTTTAGCCTGTTTACAGATGCAGAAAAGAAAGTCACAGCTAGAACAACATCAAGATTTTTAACCATATGATCAGATTTTTGTGCGTCCAGCACAACCTTGGTAGCAGAGAGACTCAAAATTAGGGACATGTTAGTCTTGGGTAAACAAAAGAGTTGTCAAAGGATCTGGaaagatgaacaacaacaacattcccTTAAGGTGTCACAGAGAGATACTGCTTATTTATTCCACCCAAGACTGAAGAGGTCAAGGAAGCAATCAAGGGTCAAACTGAAAGCCTTTGGTATTAATGAGTTTTCATAATTTCTTGATTAAACATTTGTATTCAGGCATCACAGTAGCTATGTGGTTAGCATGATTGCCTCACAATAAGAAGGTCCTGGAGTCACTTTCcaccttgtcctttctgtgtggagtttgcatgctctccctgtcTTTGCCTGTGTTCCTTCtggatgctctggcttcctctcactttCAGAGATATGTAGGTTTGTCATGTATCATGTTTCatcatattattttgtcatgtTTAGTCCATCGTCTTGCGCTGATTTTATGCCATTTGGGGTTTGGTTTTTAGATTATGTTATTTGTGGCCGGGTGTTTCCTACTCTGGTTTTCTTGTCCCCACTTCGCTGGTCTGTCCTTCTTGGAGCTTGGTGGTGGCCGTTACACTCTGTTTGGGCCACGCCCTGTTTCCACACGTGTTTCCAATATGCAGCTCATCTTGGGGTGTATTTAAACACTACTGGTTACTCGCCTGATCGTTGTGTCCTGTGCCATCATTTCTAGCTCTGTTCCTTGTATATTCTAAGTCCTGCTTCCACGTTgtgtttgaccacctgcctgttataCCGAGTTTTTAAGGCTAAATACTTTGTTCTGTGTTTACAAAGTTCAGTACAATGTTCTGTCGACCGTGGTTtcacaaatcagttttttttaaataatggtggtggtatttatttattttaaattttatatttatttcttgtcatgtttggtgccattgttaatgcaaaattatttatttgcagctgtttccaaaacattaataaattattatataaATTATAACTCagtattaatttaatattgagtattaagaagttattttggaaataaagagaatcgcactgacaaattctgaattattgttcaTTTCAGGAGGGAGGGGgcaccacaaagcatttgtgcttaTAGGCACCCAAATGGTTAGCACTGGCCCTGCATGGGAGTGCAACATGGGCTCAGTGAGGGGGAAACTCCCATGTATACGTATGAAGGGCTAATTATAAGTTTAAGAAAACACATTTCTTTGTTGCAGGTACTTACATACAAATGAACGATTGGCTATCAATGTTACAGTCCTTTCTGCTACTCACTATAACTTTAAAGTATTCCTACCAACTGTTACAAAAGGAAGATGTCATTAATATGAGGGATTTTCAAAATAAATGCAAACTAGAATacactcacctaaaccgtcatagtTTAAACTGAATATTCTCACTCACTGGACAAATGCAAAAGTCcccatgcttttgtatggttttccatgtaataaacactgtatataaatggattttgtataacagattttcgctcacatcggacaaaacattcTGTCCCACCACAATCCATTTTCTTTAAGAACCCCtcacatgtactggacagagcagtgtGGATGTGCCCAGTcacaacagaggtacaaaatgaagttcagcctGGCACTCAACAATTCAAGGAAAGTGAGTACCGTATTTCTGTGTTTAAAAGACtggccatttattttttcaaactgtgctcagactcggtacctaaatgaggcaggccatAATTCAAgaccagtgattattaacaaaattttgcttgtttcacacatatccctgggtgtagtgaaccaaagagctttagatcacagcctctCTGTGGGGCTGTGAACCAGCACACCTGCTAAATCAGAGACCGCAAAGGGctatgatttgtcacttttctggtttcactgctTCCTCTCCAATCAtagtttaaaagtttttgcagtacaAGTCAGTGGAGTCAGAAACAACGCTGAAATGACCTGCAATTAATGGAGGAAactgtacaccttacctttggtttggaggttgatgattgtataaagaagctcgttgagggacaaattaatccagaaaaagccactgttcctacaGTAAATTGCGTTAAGATGCGACAGAGAACTTAAAAAGATTAATGCACACGTCAACGTCATTGCATAGCCACGGAattagagttgcagaagcataaatcaggctttaggattttaaggtaccactctgcagtggacttagaaaaaagagtgattcATCCAAATGTAATCTTATTAATTCACATAATGCCCAGCGCTCCTGACTGTAtttaatccattacatacatataacagattttgtttgCTTTAGACGTATAACAGATTATAATGGAcagaattcgctggtccacctgaatccattataggcAAGTTTTACTTACTGAATACGACTGAAGCAGGGAAGTCTGAAATGATTGATGATGCAGTGTGAGGGCTGTCATCTCAGAGTTAACAGTCAGAGGGATATCAGTACAGGCTGAAGGTTAATGTATAAAGGCTAAAGTCAGAAATTAACCTTTTTCTGCACTGACTGAATGTGTAGCTTATTTGTGTCGTACCTCTGAACGCTGAATTTCGCTAAGCAGAGACAGAGGTTGTACATTTGCACTGTTCCAGACGATCTCTTCTCCCAGGTTCAAAGCTTTTTGCTGCAGAGAGTTATTCAAGGTGCGCAACTCAAACACCACTCCCTGCGTCTGCTCAATCTGTCAACACATAACAGTgggacatacacaaacacacacagatataaTCAGTGGGATTGCTccagtcagtgttgccacagttactttgaaaaagtaatccaattactgattactgattactccttgaaaaagtaacttagttactttactgattactcaattgtaaaagtaactaagttagattactagttacttttttagttacttttcccagctgccgaaaacaaccctctgccacctcaacatgacagatacctgttttgccaaaactcactttatagtcaccctttcttgacttcaatgaaaataaatacttgttttataaaaagtaaaataaagacctctttcttgacctcatatttaactgttgacagcacatttttctaacatttaaattctctataaacatttttcttgtcgaaattattattattttaagcagtattagtagttgtagtaaaaaacggcttcacaactggacctttaatctaggggtgttgtgggggggcacatccttgccccacgcccccattccatctggattcgcccctgctttggtgtttgagcacaaagaatggataacatttattgcagaaaacatgaccagatttacaggtaagaaagttttattgcgttttcacatcatgtggtcctcagaaagagagtttaggtgcatttgagtggaaaatagtgttagttgttgacgcgtcgcggaggatcagctgtttttaacgaccagatacagtggctcagctcagaattctaaataaaggaggaaaaacagtataaaatgtctttgtaaagctcagtgcaggtgtgctgatcaccgcgcttcaagaggtgaggaagagtcgagcagctgcaaaaacgcggatgaaaagctcacagctcactgaaagtgggacgttcagtcgaaccccgacctcctgcccacagaccaagtttaatgctgctatcgacccacaatgaaaaataatagtaacgcacagtgacatggagaagtaactttaatctgattactgatttggaaagattaacgcgttagattactcgttactaaaaaaaaaagtggtcagattagagtaacgcgttaccggcatcactggctcCAGTTCTGGTAGTGATTTGTGTTGATCATACTGtaatttgagaaacatttgtgtgtgtttgttccacTATTCCTCTAAGGTGTTTGGGCCATTTTCCATCAAACTTGCTTTGTGCATGTAGGTTTAACCTAGAATTGCCCTTCaagagtttgttttggcaaagatcaaggtcactggggtcagcgTTCAACACTATGTCTATAACTTTGATATCCCCAAACTTAACACATTTATGGAGGTGGGTTTGAGGTCAGATTTCCAGAAGGTCATTCATTGGTGTCAAGGTCACATCTGCCTGTCTGTTGGCATTTCAGCATAAACTGGGCATGTGACCAGCTGTTCctcgcaagatttctgacagagaaaTGATaataattatcagaagagttgcccAAGAGCCagggaccacttgtggagagcttcagaaagacctggaattagcaggtacaattgtttcaaagaaaacaataaataatgcaCTCAACCGCCATGGCATGGCCTGTCTACACAGTCACCACGCAAGGCTCCATTGCTGAACAAAACCATATTGAAGCTCATTTAActtgttttgccccactggcaacaactgttgccgaagtgtatcactgtcattttctactcacaataaaaaatctcaaaggtactaatgcaactttatcgacttataaaaaaaatccgggcataaacaggttaaagtttgctgcacaacatttagacaaccctctgaaatactgggagaatatagtctggccagatgagaccaaaatttaactCTTTGGATGCAGtgatacacaccatgtttggagatCAAATGCCGCTGCACATCACCcctaaaacaccataccaacagtgaagctTAGAGATGGAACATCGTGGTGTGGGGCTATTTTTCAGCATATGACTCTGGCAAacatcatataattgaaggacgGATGAATGGCAAAATAcactgagacattcttgataaaaatccattgccatctaccaggatgataaaGATGAAATgaaggtggacatttcagcaagacaatgatcccagacACCCAACCAAGGAAACTCTCGGttgcagagaatgaaaataaagctgctagaatggcccagccagtcgCCTGACTTGAATCCATCAGAAAAttaatggaaagaactaaagttcagagttcatagaagaggtcagtAGAACCTTCCGGATTTGAAGACTGTGGAAGAAtgagccaaaatcacacctgaacaAAGCACGTGACTACAGGAGGCATTTTGAAActtattaccaacaaaggcttttgcacaaagtattaaataaatttcagtaagcatgttcaatactttttcttgtcattccattttattgcacataacttaatttctgtacttaattGTGTCATTGTTTGCTCCCCGCCAGTGTCCCTGCAAGTGTCATTATGTTCTGGATGTGTTCATTTGCTAGTGTTCTCTGTTAGTGATATTAATTTCTGTGTAGGTTCATCTGTTATGTTCTGATCCCTGTGGTCTCCCCATGTTCCAATCCTGCATCCTCACTTATCACTCCtgttgtctatatatatatatatatatatatatatatatatatatatatatatatatatatatatatatatatacactcaacaaaaatataaacgcaacacttttggttttgctcccattttgtatgagatgaactcaaagatctaaaactttttccacatacacaatatcaccatttccctcaaatattgttcacaaaccagtccaaatctgtgatagtgagcacttctcctttgctgagataatccatcccacctcacaggtgtgccatatcaagatgctgattagacaccatgattagtgcacaggtgtgccttagactgcccacaataaaaggccactctgaaaggtgcagttttatcacacagcacaatgccacagatgtcgcaagatttgagggagcgtgcaattggcatgctgacagcaggaatgtcaaccagagctgttgctcgtgtattgaatgttcatttctctaccataagccgtctccaaaggcgtttcagagaatttggcaatacatccaaccagcctcacaaccgcagaccacgtgtaaccacaccagcccaggacctccacatccagcatgttcacctccaagatcgtctgagaccagccactcggacagctgctgaaacaatcggtttgcataaccaaagaatttctgcgcaaactgtcagaaaccgtctcagtcctcatcggggtctcgacctgactccagttcgtcgtcgtaaccgacttgagtgggcaaatgctcacattcgctggtgtttggcacgttggagaggtgttctcttcacggatgaatcccggttcacactgttcagggcagatggcagacagcgtgtgtggcgccgTGTGGATGagtagttttctgatgtcaatgttgtggatcgagtggcccatggtggcggtggggttatggtatgggcaggcgtctgttatggacgaagaacacaggtgcattttattgatggcattttgaatgcacagagataccgtgacgagatcctgaggcccattgttgtgccatacatccaagaacatcacctcatgttgcagcaggataatgcacagccccatgttgcaaggatctgtacacaattcttggaagctgaaaatgtcccagttcttgcatggccggcacactcaccggacatgtcacccattgagcatgtttgggatgctctggaccggcgtatatgacagcgtgtaccagttcctgccaatatccagcaacttcgcacagccattgaagaggagtggaccaacattccacaggccacaattgagcaaaaccaaaagtgttgcgtttatatttttgttgagtgtacatacacacccacatatatatatatatatatatatatatatacatatatacatatatatacacacacatacacgcctacacatatgcacatacatatctatacacatatacatatgcatatatataaatatgattgggattgaaaaggatataggagcatcttctttacaatatgtgaaatggagtttaggtgtggtaaggtgacattagtgcagggatttgtaaatgagttgttattgcacatgatttgtggacatattaatattgcatgtgatttgtggacatattattgcatgtggttatttcacagtgttattgtacagcctgacagcagcagggaggaacgacctgcggtattgttccttcttgcactgagggtgcctcagcctgtcactgaacgagctggtcagttacactacagtctggtgcagggggtgagaggagttgcccatgatggatttgaacttggttaacaccctcctctcagccacctcctccggagagtccagaggacagcccaggacagagctggacttcctgaccagcttgttcagtctctttctcttccactctgtgctgcccggggcccaacagacgacagcatagaggagagcagaggctacaacagagtcatacaaggtcttaagcagaggcctgctcactccaaagtatctcagtctcctcaggaggtggaggcgactctggcctttttttgtacagggcgtcggtgttgtgagtccagtccagtttgctgttgaggtgaacacccaggtatttgaaactgtccacagtatatgtcctccccctggatgttcaccggtgggtgaggtagtggtttcctcctgaagtcgatcaccatctccttcatcttactggtgctgagacacaagtggttgcgctcacaccagtccacgaagtctgtgatgaccgaccggtactccagctcattcccctcagacacacgacctacAATGGCggcgtcatcagagaacttctggaggtggcagctgtccgtgttgtaggtgaagtccgaggtgtagagggtgaggaggaaaggcgagaggacggtgcactggagggccccggtgctgcaccttaccacctcagactgacagctgcgCAGCTGCACGTACTGCggacggtcagtgaggtagtcgatggtccaggcggcgaggtgtccatccacacctgcatcctccagcttcccctgtagcagtgccggtctgatggtgttgaaagcactggagaaatcaaagaacatgactctcacagcgctcccgcctgtctccaggtgggtgagcactcgctgcagtcggtagatgacagcgtcatctaccccgatgttgggcctgtaggcaaactgcagtgggttcAGGGTGTCGCTCACcgcggtgcggaggtgagacaggatgagccgttccatggtcttcatgaggtgggaggtcagggcaactggtctggcgtgggccggttccttgggtGCGGTgctttgggaaccgggaccacactggaggtcttccacagggtggggaccacccccaggctgaggctcatgttgaagatgtggctgaggacctcacagagctcatctgcacaggtcctcagcagcctccggggatcccatcaggtcctgctgctttcctctgcttcagctgcaggagctggcctctcacctcggttggagttacagtgaggggggagggaggggggagctgaggtgtgttcgtgctgaatacagtcccggGGGAGGAGGGATGGGGTCCGTGGTGCAATGGAGGTGACTggggggtagaaggtggggggtcagagggactggagggctggctgctggagacatgtggagaaccgggagcaggcaggggggcatGCGTGAAGaagccaaaacggttaaagtagctgtttagctcctctgcgaaccgagagtctccatctgcagtcctgctggcaccctgcccaaatccagaggtggtcttgaggcatctccacacatcGCTGAcattgttctgggccagctgttcctccatcttccttccatactccttcttggctgcccgGATCTTCCACTGtagttcctgttggactctacgctgctcctctctgtctcccaagttaaaagccctcttcttctggttcatcaggaccttcagctcgggggtcacccaggggtggttgttgggaaagcaccgtaccctccgagtaggcacagtgctctccacacagaagttcatgtagtcagtgacacacagggtcaggccgttgatgtcttcaccataagagttttgaaacatgctccagtctcttagtccaagcagctgatcccggctataaacaatgggacgtccggagctggaaacaaagggatttccccgcaCTGCCTCAAAAAGTCCCGAAAGCAGCATGAAAATAATCACAAGAGTGACAAAAGTTATTTTCCCATGtgcatacttgcacagggtaccacccactgcaaataaagacaCATAAGCACTATTAACCTTCTGGGGtcaaagggcattttttggatagttcactcacctggcataaatgttttattattgctgttaacagctctccctgcatcccacaatcaagttttatgtctctttttttcaggacaacctgtgctttcagaatatatatgtttttgttgtgttttataagtgtaataaaggtttacaatcaaaaataggcgaggaaaaaataaagagaaaaatcatttttcaaacatgtattcaaaacacacagcaaactataataaacagctgttttaacagtttataaaggtaatttgaggtcttgtgtgaaagactgaacaacaaaaaggttcaaacaataaacacaaatgcacattttgaacaatatatacaaaatggtctatgcgttttgttgtccattgatatggtaaacagtgctttacgcagagaaagcaacagagttatccagtaacattcacatgcaaactagtggagcaatcctgatagttacacactctttgagcacatgagattgtcatcagaggctctccgtctgctcctgctttcactgatcactgtgcgtaatggcgcagggcacactgagtatgtactaatagtatgtactcattggagcacccagggggctattcaaatgggccaactagtaacatatcactcctgaaaactatctttggcttttcacgtgaggtaaatctgccttacgattggattttggaaaaccatgtgacggtgaaccaattccaattggacactcacattgcgcacatcatcacacagcttcttcgaggagtacaaagatggccagtgGCTGGCTCTAAAGTCAGCGGAGTTATCTTTTCAgctaaaaaaaagtaagtttctatctcatatcattaaaaagttatttataatttagtaaagcttggtcttagccatcgtatacaatggctaagaccccagagggttaaaaagtattaaaaatagtgaaagtaggaaaagagggagcagagctgaagtaacaggcaGCTGCGTCACTAGTGCCATCTTGGAACATGAACATAATGTTCCATGAACATAATGGACATGACTACCAGGTCCTTGCATTCATTTCCATCAATCCTTGTCTGTCAGTGATGGTTGACTCTGAAATTGACCTTACAGAAGTCATTTTGGCAAAAGTCAATCTCAAGGAATTCAAAattcaacctgatttggacctAATGTGGTACATAGacggattccagaattgccctgacAAGATCATCCAGAGGTCAataatttgggtgaaggtcaaaatCATTTGGGTTAAATGTTAGACAGCCATAGCAGCATTGCCTGTTGATGAGTAGTGTTTCCTACAGGTAAATATCTGCCTGTTTCCACAGGTTTTATGCTTCCTTCCTACAGTACATCTGCTGTTCCAGCCACGGATCCTCACCTCTGCTTCTTTCTCCTTCAGGCTGGACTGTAGTTCAAACAGTCTGTCTTTCAACCCCTCTCTCTCCAAGCGAAGTCTGTTGTTGTCCTCCTCTGAAGTTTTCAGTTGTTGCTCGATGTGCGATAGGCGCTCAAGCAAAACTTTGTTCTATAAGAAAACAGTATACACAGGGTGAAATGGGTGGATGAAAAAAAGAGTGGGTAAGAAGTAAAGCAGAAAACTGTTTTCATTGACTGTTGTGGATCATTAGAAAACATTAATTGTGGACCCTGAACAATGCTTTACTAAATATTTAAATCTCATATTACATCTGGATATATATATCATTTCACACTGAAATGATAATTTGCGAATTTCTGAAAACTGGGGAGCACCAAACCCACAAagaattttttcttcttcttcaagtTATTCTCCAGAGACAAGTTAGACAACTAGTTATTATTGAGAACAAATTATTACATGTGCGCAAGACAACTATCTTACAGAAATGATTTATTGTGGGAACAAGTTATCATATGTGAAAAATCTGTTATTTTGTTGAAATAATGCATGTGAAAATGTTGCACAATTGTGGCAATATGTTGCATTTATATTATATATGAACAAGTTACTGTGTACAAACAAGCTACTAATTTGCAGGATCAAGTTATCTTGAACAGACAAACTGTTTTACAGAAACATATTTTCTGGTTTGTCTACATTATTGTGCACACTATGGTAATTACCTTGTGAGAACAAAGAACAAGTTGttactcattcattttctaaattggcttattccagttaaaggtTATATTGTGGGAGCAAGTTATGTTGTATGCGTATAATATATGCAAGTTATTATGTTGTAGGAGTTGTTAAGGTGTGGAAGCAATTTTGTAAGAGAATGTGATTATCTTGCGAAGAAAAAGCTATTGTTGTATTTGGAACAAGTTATAATCAGGTGCGAAAATCTTTTTGTGTGCTCATGGgaatcctctgaaaaagagagctttaaatcagaagtgcctgactccgtggtataactcacaaactcacagcttaaagcagataacccgtaagttggagaggaaatggcgtctcactaatttagaagatcttcacttagcctggaaaaagagtctgttgctctacaaaaaagccctccgtaaagctaggacatcttactactcatcactaattgaagaaaataagaacaaccccaggtttcttttcagcactgtagccaggctgacaaagagtcagagctctattgagccgagtattcctttaactttaactagtaatgacttcatgactttctttgctaataaaattttaactat
This genomic window from Thalassophryne amazonica chromosome 9, fThaAma1.1, whole genome shotgun sequence contains:
- the bicdl2 gene encoding BICD family-like cargo adapter 2 — translated: MLSSRKNSLPSPSLEDSFFPLSPSSAVAFSFTLPSSSPLSDRVDGGGGIETDLILAAELGRALLEKNEELTASLQQKERELETVQQEKHALQRKLEVTELTFGQREAELTADVTALKAELERNHSQGRDRQRDESEQLTQLANHNHRLVEQLAEAVTLEHSLRTELRCLREEMEESSFSRNISCTQLENIQAENKVLLERLSHIEQQLKTSEEDNNRLRLEREGLKDRLFELQSSLKEKEAEIEQTQGVVFELRTLNNSLQQKALNLGEEIVWNSANVQPLSLLSEIQRSEAKEAHSEVLQAKDEEIQVLKYKLQNQRDELETLREEIKPFRESPGKPSYSCLESAWNTMRQEKDTLNQQLMNTIKHKVMLSQEVDAWQEDMRFVINQQVLQREEERQREMQQEKNKTTGVQRSKSMKVTGEGGKRFFSSLFRDKQ